The Paeniglutamicibacter sulfureus genome includes a region encoding these proteins:
- a CDS encoding helix-turn-helix transcriptional regulator, with protein sequence MVRRRRLNNSMRALRAGLDNMTQAELAEKVGVTRQTIIAIEQAKYSPSLETAFLISEALGVPLTDVVAFEPGDNA encoded by the coding sequence ATGGTGAGACGCCGTCGCCTGAATAATTCCATGCGGGCGCTGCGCGCGGGGCTCGACAATATGACCCAGGCGGAGCTTGCGGAAAAGGTCGGTGTCACCAGGCAAACCATCATCGCAATCGAGCAGGCCAAGTATTCGCCGTCGCTGGAAACGGCATTCCTGATTTCCGAGGCACTCGGAGTGCCGCTGACCGATGTTGTTGCCTTTGAACCCGGGGACAATGCCTAG
- a CDS encoding MFS transporter, with protein MSERQVPETATASLSRLRNKPGFGVLMRSVAFGAFATGILNVADDLVAIYALNATATQIGLLNAAGAAAFLFLAIPAGIMLDRVDRIKAMMWAQLAAGPAIFSVPLSWSLGALTYPQLVLVSFLVGVAGMLWGMGAGSALPGIVGRDLASTAFARKETVETSMGIISPGLAGVLVAVISAPFTLIVAGAANLLAAGTLLWGFRKKTGNTSPPAETAARVGFRESFGEGLHFTLKHPTIRALVASSAISSMGLAFGSALETLYFVKVLGFGPQTIGLVISTIAVGGLLGSLVVPVLVEKLGEYRVLALSILFLPLAVALIPLAGLAPAGAIVLVICHSVLYNALMVSYNATAYGLLAKFTPEEMMGRQQGFRLVFTMGPVPVLGIVGGLAGDAIGLQPAMWIWVGLTACAGLPLLSFLKNRGRRNQGST; from the coding sequence ATGAGTGAGCGGCAGGTCCCGGAGACTGCCACGGCGTCGCTGTCCCGATTGCGGAACAAGCCCGGCTTTGGCGTGCTGATGCGATCGGTGGCGTTCGGCGCGTTCGCCACCGGCATCCTCAATGTCGCCGACGATCTGGTCGCCATCTACGCCCTGAACGCCACGGCAACCCAGATCGGCCTGCTCAATGCCGCGGGGGCCGCCGCCTTTTTGTTCCTGGCCATCCCGGCCGGGATCATGCTCGATCGCGTAGATCGGATCAAGGCCATGATGTGGGCCCAATTGGCGGCGGGGCCGGCGATTTTCTCGGTGCCGCTGAGCTGGTCGTTGGGTGCTTTGACCTACCCACAGTTGGTGCTGGTTTCATTCCTTGTCGGAGTGGCAGGCATGTTGTGGGGCATGGGCGCAGGATCCGCCCTACCGGGCATCGTGGGGCGAGACCTGGCATCGACGGCCTTTGCCCGCAAGGAAACCGTTGAAACCTCGATGGGGATCATTTCCCCCGGGTTGGCCGGTGTTCTGGTCGCTGTCATATCCGCACCGTTCACCCTGATCGTGGCCGGGGCAGCGAACCTGCTCGCCGCGGGAACCCTGCTTTGGGGCTTTCGCAAGAAGACGGGGAACACCTCTCCCCCTGCCGAAACGGCGGCGCGGGTCGGCTTCAGGGAGTCCTTCGGTGAGGGGCTTCACTTCACCCTCAAGCACCCCACCATACGTGCCCTCGTCGCCTCTTCCGCGATCAGCAGCATGGGCTTGGCGTTCGGGTCGGCGTTGGAGACGCTGTACTTCGTCAAGGTCCTGGGCTTCGGCCCCCAAACCATTGGGCTGGTCATCTCGACCATTGCCGTCGGTGGATTGCTGGGTTCCCTGGTGGTTCCAGTGCTCGTGGAAAAGCTGGGCGAGTACAGGGTCTTGGCGCTGTCCATCCTCTTCCTGCCGCTGGCCGTCGCGTTGATTCCCCTGGCTGGACTTGCCCCTGCCGGAGCCATCGTGCTGGTGATCTGCCACTCGGTGCTCTACAACGCGCTGATGGTTTCCTACAACGCAACCGCCTATGGCCTGCTGGCCAAGTTCACGCCGGAGGAGATGATGGGGCGACAGCAGGGATTTCGGCTGGTTTTCACCATGGGTCCGGTGCCGGTCCTTGGCATCGTGGGCGGTTTGGCGGGCGATGCCATCGGGCTTCAGCCGGCGATGTGGATCTGGGTGGGGTTGACGGCGTGTGCCGGCCTGCCGTTGCTCTCATTCTTGAAGAATCGGGGCCGACGGAACCAGGGATCGACCTAG
- a CDS encoding alpha/beta hydrolase fold domain-containing protein translates to MPSLASRMMPPILTALGYRRRFASAQATSDLVAARRLRPRPYGPPRILPRGVGVSVDQDHGWPLYTVFPSGAEPRGQIVYVHGGAWINQIALQHWQLVAELAATTGSRVLVPIYPLAPQGTAATVVPQVADLLKRLAASDGAENVSVVGDSAGGQIALAAALLLRDAHVALAHTVLIAPALDLSLSNPVIDALEPNDPWLVRPGLRAAVELWRGELPLDNPIVSPLFGEMAGLGPLAVFAGTRDITHPDCELLVSKARAAGVATEFHEAPGMVHVYPLLPIPEGRQARRIMARLLRGGQDILTAPGSVPPAD, encoded by the coding sequence GTGCCCAGTCTTGCCAGTCGGATGATGCCGCCGATCTTGACCGCGCTCGGATACCGGCGCCGCTTCGCCAGCGCCCAGGCGACTTCCGATCTGGTAGCAGCGCGGCGATTGCGCCCCCGCCCCTATGGACCCCCGCGCATTCTTCCCCGCGGCGTGGGCGTCAGTGTGGACCAAGATCACGGATGGCCCCTCTACACGGTTTTCCCCTCCGGTGCGGAGCCGCGGGGACAGATCGTTTATGTCCACGGAGGGGCCTGGATCAACCAGATTGCCCTTCAGCATTGGCAACTTGTCGCCGAACTCGCCGCCACCACCGGTTCCCGGGTGCTGGTCCCCATCTACCCGCTGGCGCCGCAGGGAACCGCCGCGACGGTGGTCCCGCAGGTCGCCGACCTGCTCAAGCGCCTCGCAGCCAGTGACGGAGCGGAAAACGTGTCGGTTGTCGGCGACTCTGCCGGCGGCCAAATTGCGCTTGCCGCCGCACTGCTGCTCCGCGATGCACACGTGGCCCTCGCCCACACGGTACTGATCGCCCCGGCCCTGGACCTGAGCCTGAGCAATCCGGTCATCGACGCACTCGAGCCGAACGACCCGTGGCTGGTCCGCCCCGGCCTGCGGGCCGCCGTGGAACTTTGGCGTGGAGAACTCCCGTTGGACAATCCCATCGTCTCTCCGTTGTTCGGTGAGATGGCCGGGCTCGGTCCGCTCGCGGTGTTTGCCGGCACCCGCGACATCACCCATCCGGACTGCGAGCTGCTGGTTTCCAAGGCGCGTGCGGCCGGTGTGGCCACCGAGTTCCACGAGGCACCGGGCATGGTGCATGTCTATCCATTGTTGCCAATCCCGGAGGGACGGCAGGCCAGGCGGATCATGGCACGGCTGTTGCGCGGCGGACAGGACATTCTCACGGCACCCGGCAGCGTTCCGCCGGCCGACTGA
- a CDS encoding methionine ABC transporter ATP-binding protein, with product MISLKNLTKVYGHPDTSVTVLDNLEIDVATGEILAIVGPSGAGKSTLAQCINLLERPTSGQVIVNGEDLARLSERKLRVARRRIGTIFQSASLLSRRTAAENIALPLQYLGVTPAETKARVAELLERVGLSHRANHYPFELSGGQLQRVGIARALALRPSVLLSDEATSGLDPETTRSVVSLLRQLRDDLDLAVVFITHEMDTVLHVADSAARLENGRITEQGSLVDLLTDHDSALGRALQPRLSPADPGAGSRAWHVTYDSRTVPADWLQRVSADLGEPVALLAATIQSIDGTSTGNATVGLRAPEPLAAAAFTRHGLRAVPREAAAPAVQPAPRITEELQWA from the coding sequence ATGATCAGCCTGAAAAACCTCACCAAGGTCTACGGACACCCAGACACGTCCGTCACCGTCCTGGACAACCTGGAGATCGACGTCGCCACCGGCGAGATCCTCGCCATCGTGGGCCCCTCGGGTGCCGGAAAATCCACTTTGGCCCAGTGCATCAATCTCCTGGAACGCCCCACCTCCGGACAGGTCATCGTCAACGGCGAAGACCTGGCCCGGCTTTCGGAACGCAAGCTACGGGTCGCCCGGCGCCGCATCGGCACCATCTTCCAGTCCGCGAGCCTGCTTTCACGCCGCACCGCCGCGGAGAACATTGCCCTGCCGCTGCAGTACCTGGGCGTGACCCCGGCCGAGACAAAGGCCCGGGTCGCCGAACTGCTCGAACGCGTCGGCCTCTCCCACCGCGCCAACCACTACCCCTTCGAACTTTCCGGCGGCCAGCTCCAGCGCGTGGGCATTGCCCGCGCGCTGGCCCTGCGTCCCTCTGTACTGCTCTCCGACGAGGCGACCTCGGGGCTGGACCCGGAAACCACGCGCTCGGTCGTCTCGCTCCTGCGCCAGCTGCGCGACGACCTGGACCTGGCGGTCGTGTTCATCACCCATGAAATGGACACCGTGCTGCACGTGGCCGATTCCGCTGCCCGGCTGGAAAACGGCCGCATCACCGAACAAGGGTCACTGGTGGACCTGCTCACCGACCACGACTCGGCCCTGGGCCGGGCGCTGCAGCCACGGCTGTCCCCCGCCGATCCCGGGGCAGGTTCGCGGGCATGGCACGTGACCTACGATTCACGCACCGTCCCGGCGGATTGGTTGCAACGCGTCTCTGCCGACCTCGGCGAGCCGGTGGCCTTGCTGGCCGCCACCATCCAAAGCATCGACGGGACCAGCACCGGCAACGCCACCGTGGGGCTGCGCGCCCCCGAGCCGCTGGCAGCCGCGGCGTTTACCCGCCACGGCCTGCGCGCGGTTCCCCGCGAAGCCGCCGCCCCCGCGGTCCAGCCCGCACCACGAATCACGGAGGAGCTCCAATGGGCCTAG
- a CDS encoding methionine ABC transporter permease, giving the protein MGLGIPAAVQIRALSDTPLPELPALLVPALGETLAMVGIVMLIVVALGTPIAVALHNMAPGGLYEHRGTYSVLSWIVNIGRSLPFLVLMAAIVPFTRFVTGTNIGIAAAVVPMSLAGIPFFARLVENCLRDVPRSVTAAARASGGSPLQIIRSAQLGEAVPAILGGLTINTIAMIEYSAIAGTIGAGGIGYVAVTYGYQRFDQTVMLATVILLIALVTIVQLTGDALVRATTPHLRRRA; this is encoded by the coding sequence ATGGGCCTAGGCATTCCTGCCGCGGTGCAGATCCGCGCACTGTCCGACACTCCCCTGCCCGAGCTTCCGGCGCTGCTGGTGCCGGCACTCGGCGAGACCCTGGCCATGGTCGGCATCGTCATGCTCATCGTCGTCGCCCTGGGCACGCCGATCGCCGTGGCGCTGCACAACATGGCACCCGGCGGGCTCTATGAGCACCGGGGCACCTACTCGGTGCTGAGCTGGATCGTGAACATCGGCAGGTCGCTGCCGTTCCTGGTGCTGATGGCCGCGATCGTCCCGTTCACCCGTTTCGTCACCGGCACCAACATCGGCATTGCCGCCGCCGTGGTGCCCATGTCATTGGCCGGCATCCCGTTCTTCGCCAGGCTCGTGGAGAACTGTTTGCGCGACGTCCCGCGCTCTGTCACCGCCGCGGCGCGCGCCTCGGGCGGCTCGCCGCTGCAGATCATCCGCAGCGCGCAGCTGGGCGAAGCCGTTCCCGCCATCCTGGGCGGGCTGACCATCAACACCATCGCCATGATCGAATACTCGGCCATCGCCGGCACCATCGGCGCCGGCGGGATTGGCTACGTCGCGGTCACCTATGGTTACCAGCGCTTCGACCAGACCGTCATGCTCGCCACGGTGATCCTGCTGATCGCGCTGGTCACCATCGTCCAGCTCACCGGCGACGCCCTGGTGCGGGCGACGACCCCGCACCTGCGCCGCCGGGCCTAG
- the paaC gene encoding 1,2-phenylacetyl-CoA epoxidase subunit PaaC: MSAHETDHSLDSFGDTSASATRVTPGNALRPEDIAIAQDQPSEQVAEYALRLGDDALILAQRLSHWISRGPEIEEDIALGNIALDQLGHARSFLSYAAKAWGKTEDDLAYWREEEDFRSLHIVEQPNGDFGVTIVRQLIISIYQHLLYTALLDSADPTIAAISAKAVKEVDYHRDHAIAWTLRLGIGTEESARRMRHALEVLWPYVGEMFEDEELHAALGDVAVAPSSLRAAWEEEITAVLKDAELELPTVPFAMARGRRGEHSEHLGFILAEMQVLARKHPGATW, from the coding sequence GTGAGCGCACACGAGACAGACCACTCCCTGGACAGCTTCGGCGACACCTCGGCCTCGGCCACCCGCGTCACCCCGGGCAACGCCCTGCGCCCCGAGGACATCGCCATCGCTCAGGACCAGCCATCCGAGCAGGTCGCCGAATACGCCCTGCGGCTGGGCGACGACGCCCTGATCCTCGCCCAGCGCCTCTCGCACTGGATCTCCCGCGGACCGGAGATCGAGGAAGACATCGCCCTGGGCAATATCGCCCTGGATCAGCTGGGCCACGCCCGCTCCTTCCTCTCCTACGCCGCCAAGGCCTGGGGCAAGACCGAGGACGACCTGGCCTACTGGCGCGAGGAGGAGGACTTCCGATCGCTGCACATCGTCGAGCAGCCCAACGGCGACTTCGGCGTGACCATCGTGCGCCAGCTGATCATCTCCATCTACCAGCACCTGCTTTATACGGCGCTGCTGGACTCGGCCGATCCGACGATCGCGGCAATTTCCGCCAAGGCCGTCAAGGAGGTCGACTACCACCGCGACCACGCCATCGCCTGGACCCTGCGCCTGGGCATCGGCACCGAGGAATCGGCACGCCGCATGCGCCACGCCCTGGAGGTGCTGTGGCCCTACGTGGGGGAGATGTTCGAGGACGAGGAACTGCACGCAGCCCTGGGCGATGTCGCAGTGGCACCCTCTTCGCTGCGCGCCGCGTGGGAAGAAGAAATCACCGCCGTCTTGAAGGACGCCGAACTCGAGCTCCCCACGGTTCCCTTCGCCATGGCCCGCGGCCGGCGCGGCGAACACTCCGAACACCTCGGCTTCATTCTGGCCGAAATGCAGGTCCTGGCGCGCAAGCACCCCGGCGCCACCTGGTAA
- the paaA gene encoding 1,2-phenylacetyl-CoA epoxidase subunit PaaA codes for MAAQQESGGSLSAVLSPEEQAGQDRFNAIIAEDSRIEPRDWMPEAYRKTLTRQMSQHAHSEIIGMQPEANWITRAPSLKRKAILMAKVQDEAGHGLYLYSGTETLGTPRDVLNDQLMTGKAKYSSIFNYPARSWADMGAIGWLVDGAAIANQVPLCRASYGPYGRAMVRICKEESFHQRQGFEILLELANGTEAQKKMAQDAINRFYAPSLMMFGPPDSDSPNSGQSTAWKIKRFSNDELRQRFVGMIVEQVKVLGLTLPDPELRFDEESGTWKHMDLDWVEFKAVIAGNGPCNAQRLQRRRDAHNEGAWVREAAAAYAAKMARKTEVA; via the coding sequence ATGGCTGCACAGCAAGAAAGCGGCGGATCGCTATCCGCGGTACTTTCTCCTGAGGAGCAAGCAGGGCAGGATCGCTTCAACGCGATCATTGCCGAGGATTCCCGCATCGAACCGCGCGACTGGATGCCCGAGGCATACCGCAAGACCCTGACGCGGCAGATGTCACAGCACGCCCACTCCGAAATCATTGGCATGCAGCCGGAGGCCAACTGGATCACCAGGGCCCCTTCGCTCAAACGCAAGGCCATTCTCATGGCCAAGGTGCAGGACGAAGCCGGTCACGGCCTCTACCTGTATTCGGGCACCGAGACCCTCGGCACCCCGCGCGATGTGCTCAACGACCAGTTGATGACGGGCAAGGCCAAGTACTCCTCGATCTTCAACTACCCGGCACGCTCCTGGGCCGACATGGGCGCCATCGGCTGGCTGGTCGACGGCGCCGCCATCGCCAACCAGGTCCCGCTGTGCCGCGCCTCCTACGGCCCCTACGGCCGGGCCATGGTGCGCATCTGCAAGGAGGAATCCTTCCACCAGCGCCAGGGTTTTGAGATCCTGCTCGAGCTGGCCAACGGCACCGAAGCGCAGAAGAAGATGGCGCAGGACGCCATCAACCGGTTCTACGCCCCGTCCCTGATGATGTTCGGTCCGCCGGATTCCGACTCCCCGAACTCGGGCCAGTCCACCGCGTGGAAGATCAAGCGGTTCTCCAACGACGAATTGCGCCAACGCTTCGTCGGCATGATCGTCGAGCAGGTCAAGGTGCTGGGTCTGACCCTGCCGGACCCCGAGCTGCGCTTTGACGAGGAATCCGGGACGTGGAAGCACATGGACCTGGACTGGGTTGAGTTCAAGGCAGTCATCGCCGGCAACGGGCCCTGCAACGCGCAGCGCCTGCAGCGCCGCCGCGATGCACACAATGAAGGCGCCTGGGTGCGCGAAGCTGCCGCGGCATACGCGGCAAAGATGGCTCGAAAGACCGAGGTTGCATAA
- the paaD gene encoding 1,2-phenylacetyl-CoA epoxidase subunit PaaD: MIATITELREIAARVTDPEIPVLTIADLGILRDVELQGDTVVVTITPTYSGCPAMDAITEDLGTVFKDSGFDSVRVNLVLSPAWSTDWMTESGKAKLQAYGIAPPTGTGHRGPVTLGLGVKCPQCHSLNTKELSRFGSTSCKSMYQCKDCLEPFDYFKVLS; this comes from the coding sequence ATGATTGCCACCATCACCGAGCTGCGCGAGATCGCCGCACGGGTGACCGACCCCGAGATCCCGGTGCTCACCATCGCGGACCTGGGGATCCTGCGGGACGTGGAGCTTCAGGGCGACACCGTGGTCGTCACCATCACCCCCACGTATTCGGGATGCCCGGCGATGGACGCAATCACCGAGGACCTCGGAACCGTCTTCAAGGATTCCGGATTCGACTCGGTCCGCGTCAACCTGGTCCTTTCCCCGGCATGGAGCACCGACTGGATGACCGAGTCGGGCAAGGCCAAGCTCCAGGCCTACGGCATTGCCCCGCCCACGGGCACCGGCCACCGCGGGCCGGTGACTCTGGGCCTGGGCGTGAAGTGCCCGCAATGCCACTCGCTCAATACCAAGGAACTTTCCCGCTTCGGTTCCACCTCGTGCAAGTCCATGTACCAATGCAAGGACTGCCTGGAACCCTTCGACTACTTCAAGGTGCTCTCATGA
- a CDS encoding thiamine pyrophosphate-dependent enzyme has product MTNTEAREAIEQVSSKFGITPEDYMLPARTEIHMLDINGKLHPAGEQGAEPGHEYPLPSPKALVDAYEQLVIGRRVNDQNSALVRQGRMAVYPSSHGQEAAQVAAALCLGEDDWMFPTYRDTVAVMAKGVAPMEVMAGFRGDWHSGYDPKQYKVSIQSTPLTTQLLHAVGVAHAAKLRGEDTVVMAMCGDGATSEGDFHEALNFAAVFNLPVIFFVQNNQYAISVPLSQQSVAPSLAHKAVGYGMAGERVDGNDLVALLAVLGRAVRLAREGNGPLLVEAHTYRMQAHTNADDATRYREDAEVQGWMAKDPVTRMRSYLQEAGLLPEATEARITASAEAVAQSLRDGMNSENTPDPADLFAHVYSTPTTQLSEQAALLADELAREEDAK; this is encoded by the coding sequence GTGACAAACACCGAAGCGCGCGAAGCAATTGAGCAGGTGAGCAGCAAGTTCGGGATTACACCCGAGGACTACATGCTGCCCGCGCGAACCGAAATCCACATGCTTGACATCAACGGCAAGCTGCACCCGGCCGGGGAGCAGGGTGCGGAGCCCGGTCACGAATACCCGTTGCCCAGCCCCAAGGCCTTGGTGGATGCGTACGAACAGTTGGTCATCGGACGCCGCGTCAATGACCAGAACTCCGCTCTGGTGCGCCAAGGCCGCATGGCCGTCTATCCTTCCAGCCATGGTCAGGAAGCCGCCCAGGTTGCCGCCGCCTTGTGCCTCGGGGAGGACGACTGGATGTTCCCCACCTACCGGGACACCGTGGCCGTCATGGCCAAGGGAGTGGCGCCCATGGAGGTGATGGCAGGGTTCCGCGGGGACTGGCACAGCGGATACGACCCCAAGCAGTACAAGGTCTCCATCCAGTCCACCCCGCTGACCACGCAACTGTTGCACGCGGTGGGCGTCGCCCACGCCGCCAAGCTGCGCGGCGAGGACACGGTCGTCATGGCCATGTGCGGCGACGGGGCAACCAGCGAAGGCGACTTCCACGAGGCCCTGAACTTTGCCGCGGTCTTTAACCTTCCCGTCATTTTCTTCGTGCAGAACAACCAATACGCGATCTCCGTTCCGCTCTCCCAGCAGTCGGTGGCGCCGTCCCTGGCACACAAGGCGGTCGGCTACGGCATGGCCGGCGAGCGCGTTGACGGCAACGACCTGGTGGCGCTGTTGGCGGTCCTGGGACGCGCGGTGCGCCTGGCCCGCGAGGGCAATGGCCCGCTGCTGGTCGAGGCCCACACCTACCGGATGCAGGCACACACCAACGCCGACGACGCCACCCGCTACCGCGAAGACGCGGAGGTCCAGGGTTGGATGGCCAAGGACCCGGTCACCCGGATGCGCAGCTATCTCCAGGAGGCAGGCCTGCTGCCCGAGGCCACCGAAGCGCGGATCACCGCAAGTGCCGAAGCAGTGGCGCAGTCGCTGCGCGACGGCATGAACTCGGAAAACACTCCGGATCCGGCCGACCTCTTCGCCCACGTCTATTCCACGCCCACCACCCAATTGTCCGAGCAGGCAGCACTGCTCGCCGACGAACTCGCCCGCGAGGAGGACGCAAAATGA
- a CDS encoding enoyl-CoA hydratase/isomerase family protein — protein sequence MIELNITGGVAEIVLNAPEKMNSLNEAALAELGAAYDKAAEGVETGEVRALLLRGEGRGFCAGRDISGVVPADDDVMGYLGGTVQPLLAKMSSFPAPTFAAVQGACLGVGLGLAIATDVVYVAQNAKIGSPFANLGATLDSGGHWLFTERLGTHRTLDLIYTAELISGADAVASGLFSRAMPADELLETTRGIVAKVASGATGAFRASKELVAEIRDARLGLWESMANENQAQADLCATEDYAEGFLAFQEKRKPAFKG from the coding sequence ATGATTGAACTGAACATCACCGGCGGGGTGGCAGAGATTGTGCTTAACGCCCCGGAGAAGATGAATTCCCTGAACGAGGCCGCCCTGGCGGAACTCGGTGCGGCCTACGACAAGGCCGCCGAAGGTGTGGAGACCGGCGAGGTGCGCGCCCTGCTGCTGCGCGGCGAGGGCCGCGGCTTCTGCGCCGGACGTGACATCTCGGGCGTGGTTCCGGCCGACGATGATGTCATGGGATACCTCGGGGGCACGGTGCAGCCGCTGCTGGCCAAGATGTCCTCCTTCCCTGCGCCCACCTTCGCCGCGGTGCAAGGGGCCTGCCTCGGGGTCGGGCTGGGCCTGGCCATTGCCACCGACGTGGTCTACGTGGCGCAGAACGCCAAGATCGGCTCGCCCTTCGCCAACTTGGGGGCGACCCTGGACTCGGGCGGGCACTGGCTGTTCACCGAGCGACTGGGCACGCACCGCACGCTGGATCTGATCTACACCGCGGAACTGATCAGCGGCGCCGATGCGGTGGCCTCCGGGCTCTTCTCCCGGGCCATGCCCGCCGATGAATTGCTCGAGACCACGCGCGGCATCGTCGCCAAGGTCGCCTCCGGTGCCACCGGCGCCTTCCGGGCCTCCAAGGAACTCGTGGCAGAGATCCGCGACGCCCGTCTGGGACTGTGGGAATCAATGGCCAATGAGAACCAGGCCCAGGCGGATCTGTGCGCGACGGAGGACTACGCGGAGGGGTTCCTGGCCTTCCAGGAAAAGCGGAAGCCTGCATTCAAGGGCTAA
- the paaE gene encoding 1,2-phenylacetyl-CoA epoxidase subunit PaaE, whose protein sequence is MTDTTAALPANDGIDPEIPGRRRTTFHTLEVSEVRRLTADAIEVTFEVPADLAGQYDYLPGQYVALRKELEDAEGNLVELRRSYSICAEPTAGEIRVAIKRDIGGIFSTWANESLAAGDTMDVMSPTGGFISKHKMNGLNDPEDIDVETEDTFVAVAAGSGITPVMAIARTVLAANQNVHFDLVYANKAAMDVMFLEELADLKDRYPARFALHHVLSREQRISPLLSGRIDAEKLNKLLGSVIRTDQVDEWFLCGPFELVQLVRDNLAAQGVPADKVRFELFTTGEPTRPEGNIGRPVVIDESDETYQIEFKLDGLQGEVKSPVHARETILNAALRVRPDVPFACAGGVCGTCRAKVVEGSVDMDENYALEPDEIERGYVLTCQSRPTTDRVLVDYDA, encoded by the coding sequence ATGACAGACACGACTGCCGCCCTGCCGGCCAACGACGGCATTGACCCCGAGATCCCGGGCCGCCGCCGGACCACGTTCCACACCCTGGAGGTCTCCGAGGTCCGCAGGCTCACCGCCGACGCCATCGAGGTCACCTTCGAGGTCCCCGCGGACCTTGCCGGACAATACGACTACCTTCCGGGCCAGTATGTGGCCCTGCGCAAGGAACTGGAGGACGCCGAGGGCAACCTCGTGGAGCTGCGCCGCAGCTACTCCATTTGCGCCGAACCGACCGCCGGGGAAATCCGCGTCGCCATCAAGCGAGACATCGGCGGCATCTTCTCCACCTGGGCCAACGAGTCCCTGGCCGCCGGAGACACCATGGATGTCATGAGCCCCACCGGCGGCTTCATCTCCAAGCACAAGATGAACGGGTTGAACGACCCCGAGGACATCGATGTGGAAACCGAGGACACCTTCGTGGCCGTGGCCGCCGGATCGGGCATCACCCCGGTCATGGCCATCGCCCGCACGGTGCTGGCCGCCAACCAGAACGTCCACTTCGACCTTGTCTATGCGAACAAGGCGGCCATGGACGTGATGTTCCTGGAGGAGCTGGCGGACCTCAAGGACCGCTACCCGGCACGCTTTGCCCTGCACCACGTGCTCTCCCGCGAACAACGGATCTCCCCGCTGCTCTCGGGCCGCATTGACGCGGAGAAGCTGAACAAGCTGCTGGGCTCGGTCATCCGCACCGACCAGGTCGATGAATGGTTCCTCTGTGGCCCCTTCGAGCTGGTCCAGCTGGTGCGCGACAACCTCGCCGCGCAGGGCGTCCCGGCGGACAAGGTCCGCTTTGAGCTGTTCACCACCGGGGAGCCCACCCGCCCCGAAGGCAACATCGGCCGTCCTGTCGTCATCGACGAATCCGACGAGACCTACCAAATCGAGTTCAAGCTCGATGGCCTGCAGGGCGAGGTCAAGAGCCCCGTTCACGCCCGCGAGACCATCCTCAACGCCGCGCTGCGCGTCCGCCCGGACGTCCCGTTCGCCTGCGCCGGTGGCGTCTGCGGCACCTGCCGCGCCAAGGTCGTCGAGGGTAGCGTGGACATGGACGAGAACTACGCCCTGGAACCTGACGAAATCGAGCGGGGCTACGTGCTCACCTGCCAGTCACGGCCCACCACCGATCGCGTCCTGGTCGACTACGACGCCTAA
- the paaB gene encoding 1,2-phenylacetyl-CoA epoxidase subunit PaaB has product MTETEGTWPLWEVFVRSSRGLSHVHAGSLHAPDAEMALKNARDLYTRRNEGVSLWVVASSDIIASDPDAKGMYFESPQGKDYRHATYYTKSEGVKHL; this is encoded by the coding sequence ATGACCGAAACAGAAGGCACCTGGCCGCTCTGGGAAGTATTTGTCCGCTCCTCCCGCGGGCTCTCGCACGTCCATGCAGGATCCCTGCACGCCCCGGATGCGGAGATGGCGCTAAAGAACGCCCGCGACCTGTACACCCGACGCAACGAGGGCGTCTCCCTCTGGGTCGTGGCCAGCAGCGACATCATCGCCTCGGACCCCGACGCCAAGGGCATGTACTTTGAGTCCCCGCAGGGCAAGGACTACCGCCATGCCACGTACTACACCAAGTCCGAGGGCGTGAAGCACCTGTGA
- a CDS encoding Lrp/AsnC family transcriptional regulator, which yields METPSVRLDEVDRRILEELTKDGRQSVTTVAQKVHVSRAHAYSRINRLQDEGVITRYTAVVDPLRAGLRASAYVTLKLRQHSWREMRERLAAMPEVHHVGLVGGNFDVILLVRARDNVDLRRVIFDQLQSMPGVLDTQTFLIFEDVDTR from the coding sequence ATGGAGACTCCCTCGGTTCGTCTGGATGAGGTGGATCGGCGCATTCTGGAGGAGCTCACCAAGGACGGACGCCAATCGGTGACCACTGTCGCGCAAAAGGTCCACGTCTCCCGCGCGCATGCCTATTCCCGAATCAACCGCCTGCAGGACGAAGGGGTCATCACCCGGTACACCGCGGTTGTCGACCCGCTTCGCGCGGGCCTGCGCGCCAGCGCCTACGTGACCCTGAAACTGCGCCAGCACTCTTGGCGGGAGATGCGCGAGCGGCTCGCCGCAATGCCCGAGGTGCACCACGTGGGCTTGGTCGGCGGCAACTTCGACGTAATTCTCTTGGTTAGGGCGCGGGACAATGTCGATCTGCGACGGGTTATCTTCGACCAGCTGCAATCCATGCCAGGGGTGCTGGACACCCAGACCTTCCTGATCTTCGAGGACGTCGACACCCGCTGA